The nucleotide sequence TCCCGTGCCGCCCTTGCCGCTGACAACAACAATTTCACGCATGGCCCGCGCCCTCCGCAAAAGTACGCAGTTTTGCCGCCAATCCGGCAAAACGCTGCCGCCATTCCCGCCCGGTCGCGCCCTGAGCCTCTGTGGGCGGCAAACCGCACGCGTAGGCCTCCGCGGCTTCGCGCTGAAAAGGCAGCTCGGCCAGCACCGGCAACCCGGCCCCTGCGCACCATGCCCGCAGCTCGTCCTCGCAAGCCAGGTTGCCCTCCATGCCCACGCGGTTCATGACCACGGCGACGGGTCGCCCGAGCTGTGCAAAGGCAGCGTGCGCCAGCTTGAAATCATAAAACCCGAAAGGCGTCGGCTCCGCCACCAGCAGCACGGCGTCCGCGCCGCGAGCGGCTGTCATGGCCGGGCAACTCACGCCGGGCGGCGCGTCCATAAGCACATCCGCCGGGTGCGCCCGCAGCAGGTCGGCAAGTTTGCGCTCCTGCGCGCGCAGGAGCGGCGGGGTCATGGCCTCGCCCACGCGTGTGCGGCCCATAAGAAAAGGCACAGACCGCTCTCCAGCCCGGACCTTGCCCAGCAGCAGCGCACCCAGCTCACGCCGGGCCACGCGCAGGGCATGCTCGGGGCAGACCGCAAAGCAGCCGCCGCAGCCGTGGCACATATCCTGAAAATACACGGGCTTTGCGCCCAGCATGGCTATGGCCCCATAGGCGCACATGGGGCGGCACGCCCCGCAGCCCGTGCAGACATCTGCCGCAAGCTCCGGAACCTCAAGGAACACGGGTTCCGGCGGCTCAAGGTCGGGATGCAGCAAAAGGTGCAGGTTGGGGGCCTCCACATCGGCATCCGCAAGCAGCAGTTCGCCCGCCCACTGACCGGCAAGGCAGGCCGTCACCGTGGTTTTGCCCGCTCCACCCTTGCCGCTGGCAATTACAATGCGCATAGGGTCTACTTGTTGGGCGCCGAGGCCGGGCTGACCGAGCCATCGGCAAGGCAGCGCACGGCGTCGCCAACGCTGCGGTTTTCCATGTCCTGGTACACGTCAAGCCCTGCCGCCTTAAGCGCCATAAAGGCCTTGGGCCCCACATAGCCGCTCATGACCGCCTGCACGCCCAGGCCGGCCAGTCTCTCCGCCGTCTGGATGCCCGCGCCCTGAGCCGCAGCCTGCGATGCGCCGTTATCCACATAGTCTGCCTGCATGGTTTCCATATCGACAATGACAAAACCGCCAGCCCGGCCAAATCGCGGATCCACCTGCGATTCCAGCCCCGGCCCTTCACTTGAAACGGCAACTTTCATGTGTGCTCCCTTGTTTTTGCTCAAACGAGCATAACCTCGCGGGCTGGATTGTCAAGCGTAAAAAAGCCGCCGCACCAGTTTTTGCTGATGCGGCGGCTGCACCGCCATGGGCGGCCGGGGGGGAAGAAAAAAACTACCTGTTCACATAAAAGTCGAGGGGCTTTACCCGATAGCTGTTGACTGGCATGAGGTCTGTGGTCACATAGCCGGGCCTTGCATTGATCAGGTCGGGGATGCGGTTGACAATGGTGGCGCAGGTCAGCTCCACGGTGGCGGGCTGGGTAATGACCACCTGCGTGTCCGGCTCGCCCATGAGGGTCCAGTCGTTGCGGTCAACCTCGCCGGGGGCGTAGACCTTGCCCACGCACTCGCTTTCAATGACGATGCCCTCCTGCGTTTCGGTGGTCACCACAGCTGACATGCCCGTGGCGTGCCCGGCGGGAATGGTCATGCCCAGCGTCTCGGAATGCAGCTCGGTGGCGTGGGTCTGCGGCACGCACTTTTGCACCTGACTTTTGACCGTAAGGCCAAGGCGCTCTGCCAGCCAGCCGTTGACGTTCCACATGTAGGACGGCAAAAACTCGCCCCGCTCGATCAGCGCTTGCCGTTCGGCGGACGAAATGGCGTCGGCTGCGGCAATTTCCTTTTCAAACGCGGGCAGATCAAGGCCAGCGCCGTGCACCTTGGCCAGCGCGATGCCGTAGTCTTCCACATTATAGCTGGAGCTGCCCTTTATTTTGCTGATGCTGTGCATGGCCCCGGCCAGCGTGGCGATCAGGTTGCCCCAGAACACGTCCTGATAGCCCGAGCCGCAAATGGTGCAGCCGGTCTTTTTGGCCATGGCGTCCACCTCGCGGGTGAGCACGGGCGACGAATTCATGGGAAAGATGGCTTCCTCATTGGTGGTGATGGCATTGACGCCGTTTTCAGCGCAGACCATGAGCGCCTCAATGATGTCGCGCATCAGGCTCATGGTGGTGATGATGCAGGCATCGGGCTTCAGGGCCGCAAGCGTCTTGCCAGCCTCTTGCGCGTGCCGCACCACAACGCCCCTGTCCGGGCCGCCTAGAATGGAACCGATATCGCGCCCCACCACCGCCGGGTTGACGTCAAAGGCTGCGACAATTTCCGCTCCTTTTTCATATACATATCGCATTGAATACTTTGACATCTTTCCACAACCATACTGGGCAATCCGCAATTTGCTCATGAGTTTCCTCCTGGTTTGGATATTCATTATGCTGAAATTATCTTTCAACTACAGCATACGCCCAGCTTGTGAAAAAACAAGCATGTCACGAATGATAAAAAATAGCGCCTCTATGGCAGCACGCCAGAGCCACGGCAAGGCCCGCCACAATTGCGGCAGACCCCGCCACATCGGCGGGCAGGATTGGCAAGCCCAGAAACAGAACCGAAAGGGCCAGCCCGCTCAGGGGATTGAGCATATTGTACGCGGCAGCAGTTGACGCCCCTTGCGTGCGGATGAGCAACAGCCACAGAGCCATGCCCAGCAGGCTCACCACTGCTAGCCAGCCAAGCGCCAGCAGGGCCTGAATGGAAACTGCAAGTGGCGTCACCGCGCTACGCATGCCCGCCGGAGCAAAAAAGAACATGGCGCAAACTGACATCCAAAAATTGACCGGCAGCAGCGGCATGTTGCTGTATCTGCCGCGAAACAGCACCGCGCCTACGGAAAAAGCCACGGTTGCCCCTGAAGCCAGCAGCAAGCCCAGCACGGCCCCGCCCTCAAGCCTGCCCACACCCACCATGACCACAATACCAGCCAGCGACAAACCAAAGCCCAGCAACTTTGCCGCGCTGAACGATTCCAGCCTGCGAGCAACGCCAAGTATAAGGGTGACAAAGGGCGAGCAGGACACAATGACCACAACCCAGGGGGGCGACACCAGTTGCAGGGCGGAAAAACTCAGCCCCAGATAGCCCACGTTGTTCAGCAGGCCAAGCACAAATCCCACCCGCAACGCCCTGCCCGCATGCGGCCCCCACAGTCTTTTACCGCACAAGAAGCCAAGCACAAAAACGGTACCCACAAAACGGTAAAACAGGCTTACGAATGGCCCCATTTCCGTTACCACTATCTTGCCCGCCACAAAGGCCGAACTCCAGATAATGCTGAAGCACACGCCCACAGCCACGTGCCGCCAGCTCAGACGCTTTTGGGCCGTGTTTCCCGCGCTTCCATTTCCCAATCCTGGCTTGTGCGCTTCCAGCGACCTTTCCACACTTGCTGATTTTTCCATTTTTCACCCCTAACCTTTGCGGCAATATAATTGCGTCCACAGTAGGCGGGGGCTTGATAATTTGTAAAATTTATTTTTATCATGAACAAATTACCTTGTCTTATTTTAAGGTGGTCAGCAGTTATGGAACTCCCGTCAGACACGCGCAGCATTACCCTTGAGCATATGCGGGCTTTTATTGCCGTGGCCCATTTCCGCAGTTTTCAGAAAGCCGGGGAGCAGCTCTGCCGCAGCCAGTCAGCGGTGACGCAGTCTGTCAAAAGGCTGGAGACGCACCTCAACTGTACACTGGTGGCGAGGGGCAATGGGCACACCTTTGGCCTCACCACGGCGGGGCAACGCCTGCTGCCGGAACTGGAGGATATTCTGCTGCGCTTTGACGCAGTCTTGCGCGCTGCCCGGCAACCTGAATTGCGGGGGCGCATCACGGTGGGCATTCCGCCAAGTTTCAGCACTGTGGAGTTGCAGGCAGCTGTGGCGCGCCTGCTGGCCCTCAATCCTGACCTTCAGAGCGGGATTATTTCGGCCATGTCTGCGGATATTGACCGCATGCTGGCGGACGGCAGCCTGGATGTGGGCCTGATCAACCAGTACCGCTTTGACAGCAGCCATGCGGTCGAGGGCATATTCGAGGTATTGGCCCAGCAGCCCCTGCACTGGGCAAGCGGCGGACACATTGCGCTCGCGCCAACCACGCCAGTGCCGCTGGCCACCTACAGCGAGGGCAGCCCCTGGCGCGCCGCCACGCTGGAAGTCCTCAATGTCGCAGGCAGAAGCTATGATTTTGCCTATGTGAGCGCCTCGTACGAAAGCCTGTGCAGCTCAGTGCTGGCGGGTTTTGGCATAACTGCTCTGCCCGACTGGGATATGGACGGACGCTTTGTCATCCTAGACGGCACGTGCGGCCTGCCGCCTCTGCCGCAGGTGCGCACAGTACTTAAAACTGCCGTGTACAGCCCGGTGCTGCGCCAGTTTTGCGACTTCATTATGCAACTGCCGTTTTTTAAAAACCTGCGTCCTCGGGCCTGAGCGACACGCAAAAAGCCCCCGAATCCAAAGACCCGGAGGCTTCAATCAACCAGCAATTTTGCCCGCCGCAAGTGCGGGATTAAGAGCAGGCGCGCGGTGCGCGACGAGGTAAAGGGGCCTAGCCCCTGTCTTCCAGCGCTGCCACAGAGGGCAGCACCTTGCCTTCAAGCAGCTCCAGCGACGCGCCGCCGCCGGTGGAGATATAGCCCATCTTTTCCGACAGGCCGTATTTTTCCACCGCCGCCACAGAGTCGCCGCCGCCCACAACCACAAAAGCCTTGGAATCGGCAAGATAGTGGGCCAGAGCCTTGGTGCCTTCGCCAAAGGGATCGGTTTCAAACGCGCCCACAGGGCCGTTCCACACCACTGTGGCCGCCTTGGCGAGCAGCTTTTTGTACTGCATGACCGTATCGCGCCCGATGTCCAGAATCATCTGGTCGGCGGGCACGTCGCCCACGGCGCGGGTGGTTGCCGCCTGGCCGGGGGCCAGTTCTTCGGCTGTGACCACATCCTCGGGCAGGGGCAGCTCCCTGTTCAGGTTCTTGGCCTGCTCCATGATGCGTTTGGCTTCGGGCACCAGCTCTTCTTCATACAGCGACTTGCCCACCATGTACCCGGCAGCCGCCAGAAACGTATTGGCAATGCCGCCGCCCAGGATAAGCACGTCCACTTTTTCAAGCAGGTTCTCGAGCAGGGCCAGCTTGGTGGACACCTTTGAACCGCCGATAATGGCGGCCAGCGGGCGGGCGGGGTTGTTCAGCACCTTGGCAAAGGCGGTAAGCTCGGCCTGGAGCAGCGGCCCGGCGCAGGCCACCTTGGCCACGCGCACCGCGCCCTCGGTGGAGGCATGCGCCCTGTGGGCCGCCCCAAAGGCGTCCATCACATACACGTCGCCCAGTGCGGCAAGCTGCGCGGCCAGAGCGGGGTCGTTCTTTTTTTCGCCCTTGAGAAACCGTACGTTTTCAAGCAGGGTCACCGCGCCGGGGGCCGCTTTGGCCTCGTCCAGCGTAGCAGCCAGCGCAACGGGCTTGCCCAGCAGTTCCGAAAGGCGCGCCGCCACAGGTTTGAGCGAAAACTGCTCTTCGTACTGCCCCTCGGTGGGCCGCCCCAGATGCGACAGCAGCACCACGCCAGCGCCCTTTTCCAGAGCCATGCTGATGGTGGGCAGCGAAGCGCGGATGCGCTTGTCGTTGGCAACCTGTCCGTCCTTCATGGGCACGTTGAGGTCTTCACGGATCACAACGGTTTTGCCCGTAAGGTCCAAATCCTGCATTTTTTTGATAGGCATATGCGGTCTCCCTGTCAGAGAATTTGCTTTGTTGGGCAGGCTGGCTACTTCGCGCCCTGCTGCAAAAGGTTTTCCGCCAGTTCCAGCACATGCGCCACGGTAAAGCCCAGGCGCTCAAAAATAATCTTGGCGGGAGCGGACGCGCCAAAGCGCACCATGCCGACCACCGCGCCGTCCAGCCCCACATACTTGCGCCAGTAATCCGCAGCGGCGGCCTCAATGGCTATGCGGGCGCGCACGCCGCGCGGCAGCACGCTCTCCTTGTAGGCCGCGTCCTGCGCGTCAAAAATTTCGGCGCAAGGCATGGAAACCACGCGGGCCTTGCGCCCGTCGGCTGTCAGCTGGTCGGCCGCTTCAAGGGCAAGGGACACTTCCGAGCCAGTGGCAATAAGAATGATTTCGGGCGTGCCGTCGCACTCGCGCAGCACATAGCCGCCGCGCGCAATGGCCGCCACCTGGGCGTCGCTGCGCTGGCAGAAGGGCAGATTTTGCCGCGAGAGCGAAAGCCCCGTGGGAGTGTGCACGCTCTCAATGGCGCTACGCCAGGCCACGGCGGTTTCCACCGTGTCGCAGGGCCGCCAGAGATTGAAATTGGGCATGAGGCGCAGCATGCCAAGCTGTTCTACAGGCTGGTGGGTGGGGCCGTCCTCGCCCACGCCGATGGAGTCGTGCGTCAGCACCCACACCGAACGGATGCCCATGATGGCCGCCAGACGCAGGGCGTTTTTGGCCTGATCGGCAAAGGACAAGAACGTGCCCGCGTAGGGGATAAAGCCCCCGTGCAGGGCAAAGCCGTTCATGATGGCGCTCATGCCGAATTCGCGCACGCCGTATGAAATATAGTTGCCCTCGTGGCTCTGGATGTCCAGATGCACGGAAGAGCTCGTCAGCGTGCCCACAGAGCCGGTAAGGTCGGCGGAGCCGCCCACCAGTTCGGGCAGACGCGGCACAAGGCACTCAAGGGTTTTCTTGGAGGCCACGCGCGTTGCCGTGGTTTCGGCCTTGCTTACGGCCTCCGCCACCATATTTTGGGCGATACCCGCCCAGTCGGCGGGCAGGTCGCCGCGCATGCGGCGGGTAAACTCGGCGGCCAGCTCGGGGTTGGCCTTGGCGTACGCCGCAAAGGTATGCTCCCAGGCGGCCTCGGCGGCCTTGCCCTTTTCACGCGCGTCCCAGGCGTCGTACAGCTCCTGCGGCATGCTGAACGGAGCTTCGGTCCAGCCAAGGGCCGCGCGGGTGGCGGCAATGCCCTCGTCCCCGAGGGGCGAGCCGTGGCAGGAGGAGGAGTCGGCCTTGGGCGAGCCAAAACCGATGTGCGTGCGGCAGATAATCAGGCTGGGGCGGCTGTGATCGGCCTTGGCCTCGGCAATGGCTGCGTCAAGCGCGGAGGCGTCGTGCCCGTTGATGGGGCCGATAACCTGCCAGTGATAGGCGCGAAAGCGCGCGGCCACATCCTCGTTGAACCAGCCGTCGATCTTGCCGTCAATGGAGATGCCGTTGGAATCGTACAAGGCAATGAGCTTGCCCAGGCCCCACGTGCCGGCCAGCGAGCAGGCCTCGTGCGACACGCCTTCCATCAGGCAGCCGTCGCCGGTAAACACATAGGTGTGGTGATCCACAACCGTATGCTCGGGCGTATTGTAACGGGCGGCCAGCATGCTTTCGGCAAGGGCCATGCCCACTGCGGACGAAATGCCCTGCCCCAGGGGGCCGGTGGTCATTTCGATGCCCAGGTCGGGTTCATATTCCGGGTGACCAGCCGTTTTGGCTCCCCACTGGCGAAAATTGCGCAGCTCTTCCATGGGCAGGTCGTAGCCCGTGAGGTGCAGCAGGGCGTACAGCAGCATGGAGGCGTGGCCGTTGGAAAGCACAAACCGGTCGCGGTCGAACCAGCGGGGGTTGGAGGGATTGTGCTTGAAACCGTGACGCCACAGGGCTTCGGCCATGTCGGCCATACCCAGGGGAGCGCCGGGGTGGCCGGAGCGGGCTTTTTCAATGGCGTCCATGGCAAGGGCGCGGATGGCGTTGGCGCACTGTCTGCGGGTGGGCATGACTCGTACCTCTATTTTTGCGTGATATTGTTGGCGGCGCGGCGTCTCAGGGATACTTCCGCATGTCGGGGCGTTTTGCCCGCCAGCGGGGCCATAAAGGCGGCAAGCCGTTTGTCGTAAGGTTTATGGCCAAAAAAGGCCGAGCCGGAAACAAGTACCTCTGCCCCGGCATCCACAAGCTGGGCCGTGTTTTCGGGGCATACCCCGCCGTCGATCTGGATAAGCGCTTCGGCCCCGCCGCTGGCGTCAAGCAGTTGCCGGGCGGCGCGAATTTTGTCGTATGTGGAGGGGATGAACGCCTGACCCGAAAAACCGGGGTTCACGCTCATGAGCAGCAGCATGTCCATATCCGCCGCCAGCCACCGCGCCGCGCTCACGTCCGTGCCGGGGTTGAGGGCAAGCCCGGCCTTGCAGCCCATGGCCCTTATGGCCGTGAGCGTGCGCTGGGGATGCCTGTCGGCCTCGGCATGGATGACCAGCATGTCGGCCCCGGCCTTGTAAAAGTCGGCAATGTAGCGGGCAGGGTCATTCACCATCAGGTGCACGTCAAAAAAAAGCCCGCTGACAGACCGCAAGGCCTTGATCAACGGGGGACCAAAGGTGATGTTGGGCACAAAGGCCCCGTCCATCACGTCAAGATGCAGCCAGGCGACCCCGGCTGCTTCAAGAGCGGCAAGCTCATCGGCCAGACGGGCAAAATCAGCGGACAGCAATGAGGGCGATAAGATCATGATTATATAGCGGGGTGAGCGTGTTGCCGGGGAGGACCATCAACAGAAAGGGCCGCCTCCCCCGCGTCCCTTCCCTAGAAATCTGCATTGCAGCGGCCACTGCCGCCCCAGGTGTCGCCCGCGCGCCCGCACTGAGCGAACGCCCGTCCTGTCGGCTATCTGTCGCTCAGCAGGCGGCGCAACGAAATCAGCTCGCGCTGCAGCATGCGCATAAAATCCGGGTCCGGCACGGCCGCCACGCGCTCTGGCAGACTTTCATCCACCACGGCGCTGCCCGAAAGCACGCGCCGCGCGCCTTCAATAGTCATGCCCTGCTCGTGCAGCAACTGCTGGATGCGCCGCAGCAGGGCCACGTTTTCTTCAGTGTACAGGCGCTGGCCCTTGCCGGTGCGCAGGGGGGCCAGCTGGGGAAACTCCGTCTCCCAGAAGCGCAGCACATGGGTCTTGAGGTCGAGCAGTTCCGCAACCTCACCTATGCGATAGGTATTGTCGGGCGTATGGTCCGACATGGCATGCCTCCCTGACAATCTCTGAACATGTGCCCGTATTGCGCAGACCCGAAAAAACGGGTCTGCGCGGGATGTGCTAGATACTGACGCCCAGAGCGCTCACCAGAGACTGTGCCACCTTCTCCCGTTCCTTGTCCACTTCCGTATCCTTGAGGGTGCGCTCCGCATGGCGGAAAGTAAGACGGAAGGTAAGGTTGCGCACGGGCTCTTCGCCCTGCTCCACCTTGGGTTCAAAGCAGTCCACCAGGGCCACGTCTTCCAGCAGGGCAAGCTTGAGGCCCCGCACATGGGCCGTGACGTCGGCAACCTTGAGGCCCGGTCCGGCGGTGACTGTGATGTCGCGCCGCACAGGCGGATACACGGGCAGCGGTTCAAAACGCACCCTGGCCGCATCGTGCATCTCGCGCAGGGTTTCCAGATTCAGCTCGGCCAGCCACACGTCCTTGCGGGCGTGGTATTCGTCGGCCATGGCGGGTTTTACCCGGCCCATAAAGCCCACGACGCGTCCATTGACCAGTATGTTGACGCCGGGCAGCAAAAAGGGATGCTCCGCTGCCAGCTCGCAGGCGGGCGCATCAAGATGCAGGTAGTGCAGCAGGTTTTCCACCACGCCCTTGAGGTCGGCGTAGTCCATGTCGCCCTCGGCCTGGGGCCAGGCCGTGTCGTAGCGCGTGCCGTAGAGCAGCACGCCCAGCATGCCTGTTTCGCGGGCGGTGGTTTCGGAAGCGGCGTCGGCCTCAAAGATGTTGGCCAGTTCAAACAGCCGCAGCCCCTGAGCGCCTTGGGCAAGGTTGTTGCGCAGGTCGTACAGCAGGCCGGGGGCCAGCGCGGTGCGCAGGGCATCCTGCTCCGCCGAAAGGGGATTCATGATGGAGATGCGCCCCTCGCGCGGCAGGGTGAGGTGATCCATGTCCTTGTGGCCCACAAAGCTGTAGTTCACGGCTTCATTGAGACCCAGGCCAGCGCCCCAGTGCTTGAGGCGCGACCAGAAGCCAAAGCGCGATTCCGGCTCGCCGGCGCGGTCAAGGTTGCGGGCAATGGCGGGCAACACAGGCGCGATGGTGTCCAGCCCGTGCACGCGGCCCACTTCTTCAATAAGGTCGGCCTCGCGGGTGAGGTCGGGACGCCACGAGGGCTGGCTGACGCGCCACACAGGGCTGTTTTCGCCCTTGTCCACGTTGCAGCCCATGCCGGTGAGCACCTTTTCGTCAAAGTCGTTGGCGAGGTGCACGCCCAGCAGGGAGTCGGCACGGGCAGGACGGAATTCGATGCTTGCCGCCTTGAAGGGGCAAGGCTCGCTGATGGAAAGGCCGCGCTGCACGCGCCCGCCGCTGACGGCGGCCATCATGGCGCAGGCGCGGTCGAGCGCCCACACGGTACGCTGCTGGTCGATGCCGCGTTCAAAGCGGTACGAGGACTCGGACGAAAGCCCCAGCCGACGCGAAGTCTTGCGGATGGTCGCAGGTTTGAAGACCGCGCTTTCCAGAAACACGTTGGTGCTGGCGTCGGTAATTTCGCTGTCCAGGCCGCCCATGACGCCAGCCAGAGCCACGGCGCGCGCGCCATCGCGGATGCAGAGGTCGGCGGCGGTAAGCACGCGCTCCTGCCCGTCGAGAGTGGTGAACTTGTCGCCGTCGTGGGCGCGGCGCACCACGATGCGGCCGCCTTCCAGCTTGTCCATGTCAAAGGAGTGCAAGGGTTGCCCGCACTCAAAAAGGATATAGTTGGTCACGTCCACAATGTTGGAAATGGGGCGCACGCCATGGGCATGCAGTCGGTGACGCAGACGCATGGGCGAAGGCCCGATTTTTACGCCCGTAATGACGCGGCCAGAATACAGCCAGCAGTGCTCGGGGTCTTCGATATCAATGGGTACCAGCACTTCCGGCCCGGAGGCGTCGAGCTGCAGCGGCAGATCGGGGATGCCGAGGGGCAGGTTGCAGGCGAGGGCCGTCTCGCGCGCAAGGCCGAGCACCGAAAGGCAGTCGGCACGGTTGGGCGTGATGGAGATATCCAGCACTTCGCGGTCCAGCTCCAGCTGATCCACCAGGGGCTTGCCCACCACAAAGTTCTGGGGCAGCACCATGATGCCGGAGTGGTCTTCGGTCAGGCCAAGCTCGCGCTCGGAGCAGATCATGCCAAAGGAGGGCGCGCCGCGCAGTTTGGCTTTTTTGATCACCATGCCGTCGGGCATTTTTGTGCCCACAAGCGCCACAGGAACCTTCTGCCCGGCAGCCACGTTGGGCGCGCCGCAGACGATATCAAGCAGCTCGCCTTGTCCGGCGTCAACCTTGCAGACGTGCAGGTGGTCTGATTCCGGATGGTTGTCGCACGAAACCACATGCCCCACCACAATGGAGCTGATGCCATCATAGGGCCGACTGATGTCTTCCAGCTCAAGGCCGAGCATGGTCAGGCGGTCGCCCAGCGCCTCAGCCGTTCCTTCATACGGAGTAAATTCACGCAGCCATGAAAGTGAGAGCAGCATAGTTCGTCCTGTTTCCGCGCCGTGGCGTGGTTATTTGAAACTCCAGGCAGGAGTTTGATTTTGCGGATCGGGCAGTGGGCGCTCGTAGCGCTTTTCCTTGCCCGCGCCCGGACCGTAGGCCCCCGGCAGGGGACGCTTACGCTCGGGTTTTTCTTCCGGCTGGCGGTCGTCAATGGTGTTGCCGTAGGCGTCAGTGTAGCCCATGCCGCCCTCGGCCGTACGCCCGGCGCTTTTGCTGGGCAACGACTCGATGCGCTTGGGCTCGCCCGGCGCGTCCATGCCCGAATTGCGCGGGCTGTAGGCCGAGGCCGCCAGAGCCGCACGCGGCGCGAGCCACTGCGGGCCGCAGGGGGCCAGCAGGGAGGCCGTCAGCAAGGCCAGCAACGCGCACGCCATGGTCGACGCCCACGTGCGGCGCGACCGGGCAGCTCTGTCGCTGCGGGCTATGCGGCTAATGACAACGGGCATACTGTCCTACCTGGCAAACTGCCCAAGAAAGCGTACGTCGTTTTCAAAAAACATGCGCAGGTCGCCGATGCCGTACTTGAGCATGGTCACGCGCTCAACGCCCATGCCAAAGGCAAAACCGCTGACGTCCGCCGGGTAGCCCACGGCCTCAAACACAGCCGGGTCAACCATGCCGCAGCCCAAAATTTCAACCCAGCCGGTGGTCTTGCACACGCGGCAGGGCGCGTCGCCGATGTGGCCCTTGCCGCCGCAC is from Desulfovibrio desulfuricans and encodes:
- a CDS encoding 4Fe-4S binding protein, with protein sequence MRIVIASGKGGAGKTTVTACLAGQWAGELLLADADVEAPNLHLLLHPDLEPPEPVFLEVPELAADVCTGCGACRPMCAYGAIAMLGAKPVYFQDMCHGCGGCFAVCPEHALRVARRELGALLLGKVRAGERSVPFLMGRTRVGEAMTPPLLRAQERKLADLLRAHPADVLMDAPPGVSCPAMTAARGADAVLLVAEPTPFGFYDFKLAHAAFAQLGRPVAVVMNRVGMEGNLACEDELRAWCAGAGLPVLAELPFQREAAEAYACGLPPTEAQGATGREWRQRFAGLAAKLRTFAEGAGHA
- a CDS encoding NifB/NifX family molybdenum-iron cluster-binding protein — its product is MKVAVSSEGPGLESQVDPRFGRAGGFVIVDMETMQADYVDNGASQAAAQGAGIQTAERLAGLGVQAVMSGYVGPKAFMALKAAGLDVYQDMENRSVGDAVRCLADGSVSPASAPNK
- a CDS encoding NAD(P)H-dependent amine dehydrogenase family protein, which gives rise to MRYVYEKGAEIVAAFDVNPAVVGRDIGSILGGPDRGVVVRHAQEAGKTLAALKPDACIITTMSLMRDIIEALMVCAENGVNAITTNEEAIFPMNSSPVLTREVDAMAKKTGCTICGSGYQDVFWGNLIATLAGAMHSISKIKGSSSYNVEDYGIALAKVHGAGLDLPAFEKEIAAADAISSAERQALIERGEFLPSYMWNVNGWLAERLGLTVKSQVQKCVPQTHATELHSETLGMTIPAGHATGMSAVVTTETQEGIVIESECVGKVYAPGEVDRNDWTLMGEPDTQVVITQPATVELTCATIVNRIPDLINARPGYVTTDLMPVNSYRVKPLDFYVNR
- a CDS encoding DMT family transporter, whose amino-acid sequence is MEKSASVERSLEAHKPGLGNGSAGNTAQKRLSWRHVAVGVCFSIIWSSAFVAGKIVVTEMGPFVSLFYRFVGTVFVLGFLCGKRLWGPHAGRALRVGFVLGLLNNVGYLGLSFSALQLVSPPWVVVIVSCSPFVTLILGVARRLESFSAAKLLGFGLSLAGIVVMVGVGRLEGGAVLGLLLASGATVAFSVGAVLFRGRYSNMPLLPVNFWMSVCAMFFFAPAGMRSAVTPLAVSIQALLALGWLAVVSLLGMALWLLLIRTQGASTAAAYNMLNPLSGLALSVLFLGLPILPADVAGSAAIVAGLAVALACCHRGAIFYHS
- a CDS encoding LysR family transcriptional regulator, translated to MELPSDTRSITLEHMRAFIAVAHFRSFQKAGEQLCRSQSAVTQSVKRLETHLNCTLVARGNGHTFGLTTAGQRLLPELEDILLRFDAVLRAARQPELRGRITVGIPPSFSTVELQAAVARLLALNPDLQSGIISAMSADIDRMLADGSLDVGLINQYRFDSSHAVEGIFEVLAQQPLHWASGGHIALAPTTPVPLATYSEGSPWRAATLEVLNVAGRSYDFAYVSASYESLCSSVLAGFGITALPDWDMDGRFVILDGTCGLPPLPQVRTVLKTAVYSPVLRQFCDFIMQLPFFKNLRPRA
- a CDS encoding phosphoglycerate kinase, with product MPIKKMQDLDLTGKTVVIREDLNVPMKDGQVANDKRIRASLPTISMALEKGAGVVLLSHLGRPTEGQYEEQFSLKPVAARLSELLGKPVALAATLDEAKAAPGAVTLLENVRFLKGEKKNDPALAAQLAALGDVYVMDAFGAAHRAHASTEGAVRVAKVACAGPLLQAELTAFAKVLNNPARPLAAIIGGSKVSTKLALLENLLEKVDVLILGGGIANTFLAAAGYMVGKSLYEEELVPEAKRIMEQAKNLNRELPLPEDVVTAEELAPGQAATTRAVGDVPADQMILDIGRDTVMQYKKLLAKAATVVWNGPVGAFETDPFGEGTKALAHYLADSKAFVVVGGGDSVAAVEKYGLSEKMGYISTGGGASLELLEGKVLPSVAALEDRG
- the tkt gene encoding transketolase, with protein sequence MPTRRQCANAIRALAMDAIEKARSGHPGAPLGMADMAEALWRHGFKHNPSNPRWFDRDRFVLSNGHASMLLYALLHLTGYDLPMEELRNFRQWGAKTAGHPEYEPDLGIEMTTGPLGQGISSAVGMALAESMLAARYNTPEHTVVDHHTYVFTGDGCLMEGVSHEACSLAGTWGLGKLIALYDSNGISIDGKIDGWFNEDVAARFRAYHWQVIGPINGHDASALDAAIAEAKADHSRPSLIICRTHIGFGSPKADSSSCHGSPLGDEGIAATRAALGWTEAPFSMPQELYDAWDAREKGKAAEAAWEHTFAAYAKANPELAAEFTRRMRGDLPADWAGIAQNMVAEAVSKAETTATRVASKKTLECLVPRLPELVGGSADLTGSVGTLTSSSVHLDIQSHEGNYISYGVREFGMSAIMNGFALHGGFIPYAGTFLSFADQAKNALRLAAIMGIRSVWVLTHDSIGVGEDGPTHQPVEQLGMLRLMPNFNLWRPCDTVETAVAWRSAIESVHTPTGLSLSRQNLPFCQRSDAQVAAIARGGYVLRECDGTPEIILIATGSEVSLALEAADQLTADGRKARVVSMPCAEIFDAQDAAYKESVLPRGVRARIAIEAAAADYWRKYVGLDGAVVGMVRFGASAPAKIIFERLGFTVAHVLELAENLLQQGAK
- the rpe gene encoding ribulose-phosphate 3-epimerase, whose product is MILSPSLLSADFARLADELAALEAAGVAWLHLDVMDGAFVPNITFGPPLIKALRSVSGLFFDVHLMVNDPARYIADFYKAGADMLVIHAEADRHPQRTLTAIRAMGCKAGLALNPGTDVSAARWLAADMDMLLLMSVNPGFSGQAFIPSTYDKIRAARQLLDASGGAEALIQIDGGVCPENTAQLVDAGAEVLVSGSAFFGHKPYDKRLAAFMAPLAGKTPRHAEVSLRRRAANNITQK
- a CDS encoding MerR family transcriptional regulator gives rise to the protein MSDHTPDNTYRIGEVAELLDLKTHVLRFWETEFPQLAPLRTGKGQRLYTEENVALLRRIQQLLHEQGMTIEGARRVLSGSAVVDESLPERVAAVPDPDFMRMLQRELISLRRLLSDR